In Candidatus Saccharimonadales bacterium, one DNA window encodes the following:
- the infC gene encoding translation initiation factor IF-3, translated as MTINTSVRINEGIRARELRVIGANGEQLGIVSRADALKLAEEAGVDLVEISPNADPPVAKVVDWGKYQYQKMKEQQKNRKSSKASELKQMRFGLKIGSGDLDIKLRKIRSFLEDGHKVKILIFYRGREMAHKELGYVLIDKIVALLENDAILEQKPQMAGRNLSIVVRSK; from the coding sequence ATCACAATCAACACATCAGTTCGTATCAACGAGGGAATACGCGCACGAGAACTTCGTGTCATCGGAGCAAATGGAGAGCAGTTAGGCATCGTCTCAAGAGCAGATGCGCTAAAACTAGCCGAAGAAGCGGGTGTTGACCTAGTTGAAATATCTCCCAATGCTGATCCACCTGTTGCAAAGGTCGTTGACTGGGGTAAGTACCAGTACCAAAAGATGAAAGAGCAACAGAAAAACCGTAAAAGCAGTAAAGCTTCCGAACTGAAGCAGATGCGATTCGGTCTGAAAATTGGATCGGGTGATCTTGATATTAAACTTCGTAAAATTAGAAGTTTTCTAGAGGATGGACACAAAGTAAAGATTCTCATTTTCTACCGCGGGCGAGAGATGGCTCACAAAGAACTTGGGTATGTACTGATTGATAAGATTGTAGCTCTTCTCGAGAATGATGCAATATTAGAGCAAAAACCTCAGATGGCTGGTCGCAATCTGAGTATAGTAGTAAGGAGTAAATAA
- the rpmI gene encoding 50S ribosomal protein L35: MPKIKTHKGTAKRIKITSTGKLTRRRAFGAHFLSKKSKSRKRAINTTGIVTGSMAKNVKRALGV; this comes from the coding sequence ATGCCAAAGATAAAGACCCACAAGGGAACTGCGAAACGTATCAAAATTACCAGTACGGGTAAATTGACACGTCGACGTGCTTTCGGTGCTCACTTTCTTTCAAAGAAGAGTAAAAGCCGTAAGCGTGCAATCAACACCACTGGAATCGTTACAGGTTCTATGGCGAAAAATGTTAAACGAGCCCTAGGAGTATAA